Proteins encoded together in one Streptomyces umbrinus window:
- a CDS encoding transcriptional regulator codes for MPERNIEFGKYGARGIKGYEAVARQLDALAGYIATPVTARRGLLARLHYLTRSTHARDAARAAGLTVTDRTVRAWLAGTRTPSRRNLAAVEQAYRTVRRENVARYLTARLNREGRGTRVEIHPINQSAVDRPRQRAVEFRTMNVRRWDRIVAAWAAGDARDLDDAWVEQVVDLGSQWGQYEYVTNVGFAA; via the coding sequence ATGCCTGAGCGGAACATCGAGTTCGGCAAGTACGGTGCCCGGGGCATCAAGGGCTACGAAGCCGTCGCCCGGCAGCTGGACGCGCTGGCCGGCTACATCGCCACGCCCGTGACCGCCCGCCGCGGCCTGCTCGCCCGCCTGCACTACCTCACCCGCAGCACTCACGCCCGCGATGCCGCCCGCGCGGCTGGCCTGACTGTCACCGACCGCACCGTGCGGGCTTGGCTGGCCGGCACCCGCACACCCTCCCGCCGCAACCTCGCCGCGGTCGAACAGGCCTACCGCACAGTGCGCCGGGAGAACGTCGCCCGCTACCTGACCGCCCGCCTCAACAGGGAAGGCCGCGGCACCCGCGTGGAAATCCACCCGATCAACCAGTCCGCCGTCGACCGGCCCCGCCAGCGGGCGGTGGAGTTCCGCACGATGAACGTCCGCCGCTGGGACCGTATCGTCGCCGCGTGGGCGGCCGGCGACGCCCGGGACCTGGACGACGCGTGGGTCGAACAGGTTGTCGATCTCGGTTCGCAGTGGGGGCAGTACGAGTACGTGACGAACGTCGGCTTCGCCGCCTGA
- a CDS encoding helix-turn-helix domain-containing protein, whose protein sequence is MAEFDAIDALLAAAGQGVPLPSAEERRRLREELNLSRAQLAQALGVSPSTVGGWESGREPGGEVREKYAYFLEGARTKLDAAAAAGAPADAAVPVPAAGDALASGDDSPADADRTVGPDDADVGVLSVPQPCVLCGQPARHQVEGFTQHLDPAECGTATPAPTPPEEPAALLKEPRQPAAARKSVRAVSGVKVVPVGRRVQAASDTPDLIGSAVAAALAEHAGDVEAATAVLVKRAIPDAMALLDHTRKGGRYDVVAHPWLPDILRKQTARGADQIWEARPKWTRPELPPGEHEITALDINGAYLSALKTHLPLGQLEHTTGDHHDRRRAGLHLITPPVWDHDTVLPNPVGNRDEPGPLWVTEPTLRLLLRVSGPKYGLCDPPQIHESWTSGATEGLLEKFRIALKDARDRAISEDDTVTLEYVKAMYSKFVSTLGESNYNRELYRTDWMHLIRSQAFANLWWKAHRAYDEGLLVVRAMGTDELHVAGDWRAVFPEGRGVAEVKVKDSYTVGNDPDQPPQPSENST, encoded by the coding sequence ATGGCGGAGTTCGATGCGATCGACGCCCTGCTCGCCGCAGCCGGGCAGGGGGTCCCGCTGCCGTCGGCGGAGGAGCGGCGCCGGCTGCGCGAGGAGCTGAACCTCTCGCGTGCACAGCTTGCGCAGGCCCTGGGCGTGAGCCCGTCGACGGTCGGGGGCTGGGAGTCGGGGCGGGAGCCGGGCGGTGAGGTGCGGGAGAAGTACGCGTACTTCCTCGAGGGTGCCCGCACCAAGCTGGATGCCGCCGCGGCTGCCGGAGCCCCCGCCGATGCCGCCGTCCCCGTCCCGGCTGCTGGGGACGCCCTCGCCTCCGGGGATGACAGCCCGGCGGACGCGGACCGGACTGTCGGCCCAGACGACGCCGACGTTGGCGTCCTGTCCGTGCCACAGCCGTGTGTGCTGTGCGGGCAGCCGGCCCGGCACCAGGTCGAAGGGTTCACCCAGCACCTGGACCCCGCCGAGTGCGGCACGGCCACGCCCGCACCCACCCCGCCGGAGGAGCCCGCGGCGCTCTTGAAGGAGCCGCGGCAGCCGGCGGCCGCCCGGAAGTCGGTTCGGGCGGTGTCCGGCGTCAAAGTCGTGCCGGTCGGGCGGCGGGTGCAGGCGGCATCCGACACCCCGGATCTCATCGGCTCCGCGGTCGCGGCCGCACTCGCCGAGCATGCTGGTGATGTCGAAGCGGCGACGGCTGTGTTGGTGAAGCGGGCGATCCCGGATGCGATGGCGCTGTTGGACCACACGCGTAAGGGCGGGCGTTACGACGTGGTCGCGCATCCGTGGCTGCCGGACATCCTGCGCAAGCAGACCGCCCGCGGCGCCGACCAGATCTGGGAGGCCCGCCCCAAATGGACCCGCCCCGAACTGCCGCCCGGCGAGCACGAGATCACCGCCCTCGACATCAACGGCGCCTACCTGTCCGCGCTCAAGACCCACCTACCGCTCGGCCAGCTGGAACACACCACCGGCGACCACCACGACCGCCGCCGCGCCGGCCTGCACCTGATCACCCCGCCCGTCTGGGACCACGACACGGTCCTGCCCAACCCGGTCGGCAACCGCGACGAACCCGGCCCCCTGTGGGTCACCGAACCCACCCTGCGCCTGCTGCTGCGCGTGTCCGGCCCGAAGTACGGGCTGTGTGACCCGCCTCAGATCCATGAATCGTGGACGTCGGGGGCGACCGAGGGGCTGCTGGAGAAGTTCCGCATCGCCTTGAAGGACGCCCGCGACCGGGCGATCAGCGAGGACGACACGGTCACCCTGGAGTACGTGAAGGCGATGTACTCCAAGTTCGTGTCCACGCTGGGGGAGTCGAACTACAACCGGGAGCTCTACCGCACCGACTGGATGCACCTCATCCGCTCCCAGGCGTTCGCGAACCTGTGGTGGAAAGCCCACCGCGCCTACGACGAAGGCCTGCTGGTCGTCCGCGCCATGGGCACCGACGAACTGCACGTGGCCGGCGACTGGCGGGCAGTGTTCCCCGAAGGCCGCGGCGTGGCCGAAGTCAAGGTCAAGGACAGCTACACCGTCGGCAACGACCCAGACCAGCCCCCGCAGCCCTCTGAGAACTCCACCTGA
- a CDS encoding helix-turn-helix domain-containing protein, with protein MSMSLDERVRSAIAALLHAAGESQAGLAAALGVSQAQVSRRQSGAAVWSLADCEAVAAHYGITAHDLLAGPTRAAEALPAERRRVPGRNVPSARSAAVDGGV; from the coding sequence ATGAGTATGAGCCTGGACGAGCGGGTGCGGTCTGCCATTGCCGCCCTCCTCCATGCGGCCGGCGAGTCGCAGGCCGGGCTGGCTGCCGCGTTGGGGGTGAGTCAGGCGCAGGTGAGCCGCCGTCAGTCCGGTGCGGCCGTGTGGAGTCTGGCGGACTGTGAGGCGGTCGCTGCGCATTACGGGATCACGGCGCACGATCTCCTGGCGGGTCCGACTCGGGCAGCCGAGGCACTTCCCGCGGAACGCCGTCGTGTGCCCGGCCGCAACGTCCCCAGTGCACGCTCTGCGGCTGTGGACGGGGGCGTCTGA
- a CDS encoding Helicase associated domain protein has protein sequence MTLRPHQAEAVDSVARHLQSPTDGRLPADGLRTQVVAATGSGKTLIAVEASRRLAARRVLVLVPTLDLLTQTTRAWRRGGRRGAMAGVCSLRPQESDGVPCTTDPHELVAWVSGLGSVTVFATYASVGLGILQRAHTAGLPVWDLMVVDEAHRTSGDGAKPWAAVHDQQQIPAVRRLYMTATARIWEAETDRPRLVASMDEDSPVFGPVAYKLRLSEAIRLGLVAPYQVLCLDIRDPQLYAALTSEDTGSPAVRGARLAAVQAGLMRAAVEERFRRVLSFHSRIGEAEAMAAGVPAVAARLAQDDPGTFPAAEQVWANWLYGGHAPLHRRRVLEEFASDLLEAAAHHGEDIPAVLRVLSSVRVLGEGVDTAECDAVLFADARGSMVDIVQMVGRALRMQPGAGKLATLIVPVFLGPDEDPDDMLTSDAYSTLTKVLEALRAHDTETIEALADPRLRNSGPAAEPDDAEREFTPDADGQEQDVPRVSGAAAGVLRFSEERDPFALTQFIRLRVIDPEGAYWRRGIEAATRWLRETGNTELRAPYTYTAPTEWGAVGGYPLGRWIADLRRYYTAGTLEAARVTELETLGMVWSAWDTAFTEGLTVARQWAAVHGHLLPPATAVWEDFPIGTWTKNQRAAARKTRQNTERRAAGETGISSIGELPESRMEALEAIDPGWCPAWKIGWQRCFRLTLARIQASGTLPTGRGKVIVQGEDLGAWAAAQHTGWDRLLPAQQWLLANALGIEPADETEQPPARRTQADRWATHLAAARQFHTREGHLHAGRKHVEQMEDGTEVKLGGWLDNTRRRAAKLTPERRAELDELGMRW, from the coding sequence ATGACGCTCCGTCCCCACCAGGCCGAAGCCGTGGACAGCGTGGCCAGGCACCTCCAGTCCCCCACCGACGGCCGTCTCCCCGCCGATGGCCTGAGAACGCAGGTGGTCGCCGCCACCGGGTCCGGCAAAACACTGATCGCCGTGGAAGCATCACGCCGACTTGCCGCACGGCGTGTACTGGTCCTGGTACCGACCCTCGACCTGCTGACCCAGACGACCCGCGCGTGGCGCCGTGGCGGGCGCCGGGGGGCGATGGCGGGGGTGTGCTCGCTGCGGCCACAGGAGAGCGACGGGGTGCCCTGCACGACCGACCCGCACGAGCTGGTCGCATGGGTGTCGGGGCTGGGGTCGGTGACGGTCTTTGCGACGTACGCCTCCGTCGGCCTGGGGATCCTCCAGCGCGCTCATACGGCCGGCCTGCCGGTGTGGGACCTGATGGTCGTGGACGAGGCGCACCGGACCAGTGGTGACGGTGCCAAGCCGTGGGCTGCCGTGCACGACCAGCAGCAGATCCCGGCGGTGCGCAGGCTGTACATGACCGCCACGGCCCGGATCTGGGAAGCCGAGACAGACCGGCCGCGCCTGGTGGCGAGCATGGACGAGGACTCCCCCGTGTTCGGTCCGGTGGCCTACAAGCTCCGGCTCAGCGAGGCGATCCGGCTCGGGCTGGTGGCGCCCTACCAGGTGCTCTGTCTCGACATCCGCGACCCACAGTTGTATGCCGCTCTCACGAGCGAGGACACCGGCTCCCCGGCGGTCCGCGGGGCCCGGCTTGCCGCCGTTCAGGCCGGGTTGATGCGCGCAGCTGTCGAGGAACGGTTCCGGCGGGTCCTGTCGTTCCACAGCCGGATCGGGGAAGCGGAGGCGATGGCGGCCGGGGTACCGGCGGTCGCGGCCCGGCTCGCCCAGGACGACCCCGGCACCTTCCCGGCCGCGGAGCAGGTGTGGGCCAACTGGCTGTACGGCGGGCACGCGCCCCTTCACCGGCGGCGGGTGCTGGAGGAGTTCGCCTCCGATCTCCTCGAAGCGGCAGCGCATCACGGTGAGGACATTCCCGCCGTGCTGCGGGTGCTGAGTTCCGTCCGGGTCCTCGGTGAAGGCGTCGACACCGCCGAGTGTGACGCGGTGCTTTTCGCGGATGCGCGTGGGTCGATGGTCGACATCGTGCAGATGGTCGGGCGCGCGCTGCGAATGCAGCCGGGAGCCGGGAAACTGGCCACGCTGATCGTTCCTGTTTTTCTCGGACCGGATGAAGATCCGGACGACATGCTGACCTCGGATGCCTACAGCACCCTCACGAAGGTCCTGGAAGCACTCCGGGCACACGACACCGAGACCATCGAAGCCCTCGCCGATCCACGCCTGCGCAACAGCGGCCCCGCAGCCGAACCCGACGACGCAGAGCGCGAGTTCACCCCTGACGCGGACGGCCAGGAGCAGGACGTGCCCCGGGTGAGTGGGGCGGCGGCCGGGGTGCTGCGGTTCAGTGAGGAGCGGGATCCGTTCGCGCTGACCCAGTTCATCCGGCTGCGGGTCATCGACCCCGAAGGGGCGTACTGGCGGCGCGGCATCGAAGCCGCCACACGATGGCTGCGCGAAACCGGCAACACCGAGCTGCGCGCGCCCTACACGTACACGGCCCCGACCGAATGGGGCGCGGTCGGCGGCTATCCACTGGGCCGGTGGATCGCCGACCTGCGCCGCTACTACACCGCCGGCACCCTCGAAGCCGCCCGCGTCACCGAACTCGAGACGCTCGGCATGGTGTGGTCGGCGTGGGACACCGCGTTCACCGAAGGCCTCACCGTCGCCCGCCAATGGGCCGCTGTACACGGTCACCTGCTCCCGCCCGCCACGGCCGTCTGGGAGGACTTCCCCATCGGGACGTGGACCAAAAATCAGCGCGCAGCGGCCCGCAAAACACGTCAGAACACCGAACGGCGCGCGGCCGGGGAAACTGGCATCTCCAGCATCGGCGAGCTGCCCGAGAGCCGTATGGAAGCGCTGGAGGCGATCGATCCGGGGTGGTGCCCTGCATGGAAGATCGGATGGCAGCGATGCTTCCGTCTCACCCTCGCCCGCATCCAGGCCAGCGGTACCCTGCCCACCGGGCGCGGCAAGGTCATCGTCCAGGGCGAAGACCTCGGAGCCTGGGCCGCCGCGCAGCATACGGGCTGGGACCGGCTGCTACCCGCACAGCAATGGCTCCTGGCCAACGCCCTCGGGATAGAACCCGCAGACGAGACGGAACAGCCGCCGGCGCGCCGGACACAGGCCGACCGCTGGGCCACCCACCTCGCCGCAGCCCGCCAATTCCACACCCGCGAAGGTCACTTGCACGCGGGACGCAAGCACGTGGAACAAATGGAGGACGGGACAGAGGTGAAACTGGGCGGATGGCTCGACAACACCCGCCGCAGAGCCGCCAAACTCACCCCCGAACGCCGCGCGGAACTGGATGAGCTCGGCATGCGCTGGTAG
- a CDS encoding NAD-dependent epimerase/dehydratase family protein, translating to MTQVLVTGGTGFIGSWCVLTLLDAGHTVRTTVRDLRREPALGSWLHAATPFDDDRLTVVRADLEHPDGWDAAVADCDFVLHVASPTLRHTPANDDELVVPAREGVLRVLRAARDARVRRVVLASAFGAIGIGHPPRSTPFTEEDWTNVDSDIPPYQRSKTLAERAAWQFVQDEGGGPELAAVHPVGVLGPLLGPVDPPSLRLVRRMLEGQVPACPPFGMGFVDVRDVADLHLRAMTDPAAAGERFLAIAGHSLRVVDIAHILHDRLGERAAKAPTRELPVWLARTLGIANPELRLLRHQLGRDLNATSAKAEKLLGWRARPIEDTIAQTAESLLTHGIGK from the coding sequence ATGACCCAGGTCCTGGTCACCGGAGGAACCGGGTTCATCGGGAGCTGGTGCGTCCTGACCCTGCTCGACGCCGGGCACACCGTCCGCACCACAGTTCGCGACCTGCGGCGCGAGCCGGCACTGGGCTCCTGGCTGCACGCGGCCACACCGTTCGACGACGACCGCCTCACGGTCGTACGCGCCGACCTCGAACACCCCGACGGCTGGGACGCTGCCGTCGCCGACTGCGACTTCGTCCTCCACGTCGCCTCGCCAACCCTGCGCCATACGCCGGCCAACGACGACGAGCTGGTGGTCCCGGCACGCGAGGGCGTCCTGCGGGTGCTGCGCGCCGCCCGCGACGCCCGCGTGCGACGGGTCGTCCTGGCAAGCGCCTTCGGCGCCATCGGGATCGGGCACCCCCCGCGCTCGACCCCGTTCACCGAGGAGGACTGGACCAACGTCGACAGCGATATCCCGCCCTACCAGCGGTCCAAGACGCTCGCCGAACGCGCCGCCTGGCAGTTCGTCCAGGACGAAGGCGGTGGTCCGGAACTGGCAGCGGTACATCCCGTGGGAGTCCTTGGACCACTCCTCGGCCCCGTCGACCCACCCTCCCTGCGTCTGGTGCGCAGAATGCTCGAGGGACAGGTTCCTGCGTGCCCTCCCTTCGGGATGGGCTTCGTCGACGTGCGCGACGTCGCGGATCTGCACCTGCGCGCGATGACCGATCCGGCAGCCGCCGGCGAACGCTTCCTGGCCATCGCCGGGCACAGCCTGCGCGTCGTCGACATCGCACACATTCTGCATGACCGCCTCGGTGAGCGCGCCGCGAAGGCCCCCACCCGTGAACTGCCCGTGTGGCTCGCACGCACACTGGGCATCGCGAACCCGGAACTGCGACTGCTCAGGCACCAGCTCGGCCGGGATCTCAACGCCACAAGCGCCAAGGCGGAGAAGCTTCTCGGCTGGCGAGCACGTCCCATCGAGGACACCATCGCACAGACCGCCGAGAGCCTCCTCACCCACGGCATCGGAAAATGA
- a CDS encoding DUF998 domain-containing protein → MNPIVRSGAAARAGALLILLGPLVSWVAEFITAAAWQDPPYSPLYNWVSHLGLTGPPQTAFGQVANSPLGAVMDAGWVIYGSLLIIGAFLVFDPRKGTRPIIIMILAVLAGVGVSLVGIFQGSNANVDNALIAFHTFGAQSVMLAGNTMAIVVGAGGTRIGLTRGRSIASITLGTAGLIAFPLFMTDVFTGWMWNIGLFERAVIYPIMIGHALLGSSVAAAQRHRATHPLAPLSARVVS, encoded by the coding sequence GTGAACCCCATCGTCCGCTCCGGCGCTGCTGCCCGCGCCGGAGCCCTCCTCATCCTTCTGGGCCCGCTCGTGTCCTGGGTCGCCGAGTTCATCACCGCCGCCGCTTGGCAGGATCCGCCGTACTCGCCCCTGTACAACTGGGTCAGCCACCTCGGCCTGACCGGTCCCCCGCAGACCGCCTTCGGGCAGGTCGCCAACTCCCCCCTCGGCGCCGTCATGGACGCCGGCTGGGTGATCTACGGCAGCCTCCTGATCATCGGCGCGTTCCTCGTGTTCGACCCGCGCAAGGGCACCCGCCCGATCATCATCATGATCCTCGCCGTCCTCGCCGGCGTCGGGGTCTCGCTCGTCGGCATCTTCCAGGGCTCCAACGCCAACGTCGACAACGCCCTGATCGCGTTCCACACCTTCGGCGCGCAGAGCGTCATGCTCGCCGGCAACACCATGGCGATCGTCGTCGGAGCCGGCGGGACCCGCATCGGTCTCACCAGGGGCCGGTCGATCGCGAGCATCACTCTCGGCACCGCCGGACTGATCGCGTTCCCCCTCTTCATGACCGACGTGTTCACCGGCTGGATGTGGAACATAGGCCTGTTCGAGCGCGCCGTGATCTACCCGATCATGATCGGCCACGCCCTCCTCGGAAGCAGTGTGGCCGCTGCCCAGCGGCATCGTGCGACGCACCCGCTGGCACCCCTGTCTGCACGAGTCGTGAGCTGA
- a CDS encoding TetR/AcrR family transcriptional regulator translates to MVRSDARENRARILAAAREALTADGSTSINQIAQRAGVGSGTLYRNFPTRESLVLAVYQDEVARITGTVPGLLAQMPPLEALRHWTTDLVEAMRTKHGLGDALGPGAHQAISEQSYGPVIAAITQLLDAGKKDESIRADADPGDFLQLTGALWRAASSPQDRAPRMLGLILDGLRTDR, encoded by the coding sequence ATGGTCCGGTCAGACGCCCGAGAGAACAGGGCGCGCATCCTCGCCGCCGCACGCGAAGCGCTCACGGCGGACGGCAGCACGTCGATAAACCAGATCGCCCAGCGCGCGGGAGTCGGCTCGGGCACCCTGTACCGCAACTTCCCCACACGCGAGTCGCTGGTCCTGGCCGTCTACCAGGACGAGGTGGCACGCATCACCGGCACCGTGCCCGGCCTGCTGGCCCAGATGCCGCCACTGGAAGCGCTCCGCCACTGGACGACCGACCTCGTCGAGGCCATGCGCACAAAGCACGGCCTCGGTGACGCCCTCGGCCCTGGCGCGCACCAGGCGATCAGCGAACAGAGTTACGGACCGGTCATCGCCGCGATCACACAGCTCCTCGACGCCGGCAAGAAGGACGAAAGCATCCGCGCGGACGCCGACCCAGGCGACTTCCTCCAGCTCACCGGCGCACTGTGGCGCGCCGCGTCCAGCCCCCAGGACCGGGCACCCCGCATGCTGGGGCTCATCCTCGACGGACTCCGCACCGACCGGTAG
- a CDS encoding MerR family transcriptional regulator: protein MYPSATPPREVKIGDAAAFAGTTPRAIRHYHQIGLLPEPERGGDGRRRYGYDDMIRLLWIRKMSEAGISLDDMRAAFDEARDVEDVLGRLEETLAAQEADIKRQRAAVQRLRAVGSPLGLLSPLVTDRLSHLPSGALRPSDLDALLVTERIFGPLGAAIQASVFITLATHPGLRAEADRLDAADAALDDTVDPHDPQVEELAAQHCAHHKALEQAMAAAGLDEAEEKLFEIYDADLTGDEEDTQMSAFEAVTKMPYGFSAARTRCIELTTRLLYGDLSAGS from the coding sequence ATGTACCCCTCCGCCACGCCTCCCCGCGAGGTCAAGATCGGCGATGCCGCCGCCTTCGCCGGAACCACCCCGCGCGCCATCCGCCACTACCACCAGATCGGTCTGCTGCCGGAGCCCGAGCGAGGCGGAGACGGACGCCGCCGCTACGGCTACGACGACATGATCCGCCTGCTGTGGATCCGCAAGATGTCCGAGGCCGGCATCAGCCTGGACGACATGCGGGCCGCCTTCGACGAAGCCCGGGACGTTGAGGACGTCCTGGGCCGACTCGAGGAGACCCTGGCCGCCCAGGAGGCCGACATCAAGCGTCAGCGCGCGGCAGTCCAGCGCCTGCGAGCCGTAGGCAGCCCACTGGGCCTGCTCTCCCCGTTGGTCACGGACAGGCTCAGCCACCTGCCCTCTGGCGCACTGCGCCCCTCCGACCTGGACGCCCTGCTGGTCACGGAACGGATCTTCGGGCCGCTGGGCGCCGCAATTCAGGCCAGCGTCTTCATCACTCTGGCGACCCATCCCGGCCTACGGGCCGAGGCAGACCGCCTCGACGCGGCCGACGCCGCCCTCGACGACACCGTCGACCCCCACGACCCGCAGGTCGAAGAACTCGCCGCGCAGCACTGCGCCCACCACAAGGCCCTGGAACAGGCCATGGCAGCGGCCGGACTGGACGAGGCCGAGGAGAAGCTCTTCGAGATCTACGACGCCGACCTGACGGGCGATGAGGAGGACACCCAGATGAGCGCCTTCGAAGCGGTCACCAAAATGCCCTATGGCTTCTCCGCGGCCCGGACACGGTGCATAGAACTCACGACACGGCTCCTTTACGGGGACCTCTCCGCAGGCAGCTGA
- a CDS encoding WD40 repeat domain-containing protein — MTERSDHVSREATSSHEPAAWRAEWTCGSATDPRLLRSLNGHDAPVVAVATAVVDGRPVVVSASRDATVCVWDLATGERLHTLTAAPADPMSSLSPELVTLATVVVDGQPLVLTCHIDGTGRLWDPATGRSAGELALGLTQLVLDGRNVVLAVQADRTLSVWDQATGSRLGVFPWMVDIGVLDGREVVVTCPPDHQAQVWDLATGREVGECLPAEGPWTLDGRDIAVTKEEGRAGRVWDLDRHVLLAADLRELLADAEYEHAVSALASMDTVSTLTVVDGRVVVLDTHYEGPPELVGDLVPVFIPYGPSPTLTLEGRSVALAVGVDQTLRLWDLPTSPMDSTGPDGTRSIRSIPVEAAAGKELIKGGPGDLVDLASLLSARTNGLVVAKSGWEIRVRDASRSLVLGDTPVSLVPGPDGTVTPLHTLDPPAEGRVLTGHTDRVWAIDSAPVGARTLAVTTSRDRTVRVWDLATGEQEGEPLTGHDGQVWAVATTVVDGRCVAVTAGEDRTVRTWDITAAGGDGGRLRAGHTGSVLAVTTAVFDGVPIAVTAGADHTVRTWDLITGSQTCNPLSAEVSAMATVVVGGDSVVVTATPDATLHIAELATGRAVHRPFPSGHGRVLAMASAVVDGLPVALTAGSDRAVGVWNLTTGRPLVAPLTGHSSRITAVAAAVLEGRPVAVTGSWDKTVRLWDLATGRQLGEPLTGHTDWVTAVATATLGGAPIAVSKGRDRTIRVWNLSTGQQIRDAQAAESGSGNTLAVSAMADGRLVAAFGDDRTVRFRDLTAGCPAGSGHLLPFPVHSLAAAAGGRFAVGFGDEVGVLSRAS; from the coding sequence ATGACGGAAAGATCTGATCACGTGTCCCGGGAAGCGACTTCCTCGCATGAGCCGGCCGCTTGGCGGGCGGAGTGGACGTGCGGTTCCGCGACCGACCCTCGGCTGCTCCGCTCCTTAAACGGTCACGACGCCCCCGTGGTGGCGGTGGCGACGGCGGTCGTCGACGGGCGTCCGGTTGTCGTCTCGGCGAGCCGTGATGCGACGGTGTGTGTCTGGGACCTGGCGACGGGGGAACGGCTCCATACGCTGACGGCAGCTCCTGCCGACCCCATGTCGTCGTTGTCGCCCGAGTTGGTGACCCTGGCCACGGTGGTGGTCGACGGGCAACCCCTGGTCCTCACCTGCCACATCGACGGGACCGGAAGGCTGTGGGATCCGGCGACGGGGCGTTCTGCGGGCGAACTGGCCCTGGGGCTGACGCAGTTGGTCCTGGACGGCCGGAACGTGGTGCTGGCCGTCCAGGCGGACCGGACGCTGAGTGTGTGGGACCAGGCAACCGGCAGTCGGCTCGGCGTGTTCCCCTGGATGGTGGACATCGGGGTGCTGGATGGACGCGAGGTCGTTGTGACGTGCCCACCGGACCACCAAGCGCAGGTGTGGGACCTGGCCACCGGCCGCGAGGTCGGCGAGTGCCTGCCGGCCGAGGGACCGTGGACACTCGACGGGCGGGACATCGCCGTAACCAAAGAGGAGGGCCGGGCAGGGCGTGTGTGGGATCTGGACCGCCACGTGCTTCTGGCAGCCGACCTGCGGGAGTTGCTGGCGGATGCCGAGTACGAACACGCAGTGTCAGCCCTGGCGTCCATGGACACAGTGTCAACCCTGACGGTCGTCGACGGCCGGGTCGTGGTCCTCGACACCCACTACGAGGGTCCACCGGAGCTCGTCGGCGACCTCGTCCCCGTCTTCATTCCCTACGGCCCGTCCCCGACCCTGACCCTCGAAGGGCGCAGTGTCGCGCTCGCCGTGGGCGTGGACCAGACACTGCGCTTGTGGGACCTGCCGACGAGCCCCATGGACTCCACGGGCCCTGACGGTACGCGGAGCATACGCAGCATCCCTGTGGAAGCAGCCGCAGGGAAAGAGCTGATCAAGGGCGGTCCAGGAGACCTCGTCGACCTGGCGAGCCTGCTGTCCGCCCGGACGAACGGCCTGGTCGTCGCCAAGTCCGGCTGGGAAATCCGGGTGAGGGACGCTTCAAGGAGCCTGGTGCTGGGGGACACGCCCGTCTCCCTCGTCCCCGGCCCGGACGGCACCGTCACACCTTTGCACACGCTGGACCCGCCGGCCGAGGGCAGGGTGCTGACCGGTCACACCGATCGGGTGTGGGCCATCGACAGTGCCCCGGTCGGGGCGCGCACTCTGGCAGTCACGACATCCCGCGACCGCACCGTGCGGGTCTGGGATCTCGCCACCGGGGAACAGGAGGGTGAGCCCCTCACAGGGCACGACGGCCAGGTGTGGGCCGTCGCCACCACGGTGGTGGACGGACGATGTGTCGCCGTCACCGCAGGGGAGGACCGCACGGTGCGCACCTGGGACATCACCGCTGCCGGAGGGGACGGCGGCCGGCTGCGTGCCGGACACACCGGATCCGTCCTGGCGGTGACCACAGCGGTCTTTGACGGTGTTCCCATAGCTGTCACCGCAGGTGCCGACCACACCGTGCGCACCTGGGACCTGATCACCGGCTCGCAGACCTGCAACCCCCTGAGCGCAGAGGTGTCCGCCATGGCGACGGTGGTGGTGGGCGGGGACTCGGTCGTCGTCACGGCCACGCCCGACGCCACCCTGCACATTGCGGAGCTTGCCACCGGCCGAGCTGTCCACCGTCCGTTCCCCAGCGGCCACGGCAGAGTCCTGGCCATGGCCTCGGCGGTCGTGGACGGCCTGCCCGTCGCTCTCACCGCAGGCAGCGATCGCGCCGTGGGCGTCTGGAACCTCACCACCGGACGGCCCTTGGTCGCACCTCTCACCGGCCACTCCAGCCGTATCACCGCGGTTGCCGCTGCGGTCCTCGAGGGACGGCCCGTGGCGGTGACGGGCAGCTGGGACAAGACGGTGCGACTGTGGGACCTCGCCACCGGCCGGCAGCTCGGCGAACCCCTGACGGGCCACACCGACTGGGTGACCGCCGTGGCCACCGCCACCCTGGGCGGAGCTCCCATCGCGGTCAGCAAGGGCCGGGACCGGACGATACGCGTGTGGAATCTTTCTACGGGGCAGCAGATCCGCGACGCCCAGGCCGCCGAGTCAGGCTCCGGCAACACGCTGGCGGTCTCAGCGATGGCCGACGGACGGCTCGTCGCTGCCTTCGGCGATGACCGCACCGTGCGGTTCCGCGATCTCACCGCAGGGTGTCCAGCCGGTAGCGGCCACCTGCTCCCCTTCCCCGTGCACTCACTCGCGGCGGCTGCGGGCGGGCGCTTCGCGGTGGGGTTCGGTGACGAGGTCGGGGTGCTGTCGAGGGCGTCCTGA